From a region of the Coffea arabica cultivar ET-39 chromosome 3e, Coffea Arabica ET-39 HiFi, whole genome shotgun sequence genome:
- the LOC113736673 gene encoding UDP-glycosyltransferase 75C1-like, whose protein sequence is MDIKHQHFLVTAIPAQGHINPTLQLAKNLARAGAQVTFATTVYGLSRIKNPPASNGLSFASFSDGYDDEKSMKNRDFVCFLSDVKCFGSKDLTKLIQASSNEGRPVTFAIYTILLPWVAELASEMNVPSAFLFIQCATSFALYHRYFNSHDGIYDGVREVDYSSISIKLPDLSLFQKEDLPTFFFPNDPLFPSVVPSFHEHIKILEQESTACVLVNTFNELEEASIKAVDGMNLIPIGPLIPSAFCDGYDSSDKSVGGNLFDIPENDYLQWLDSKPESSVVYASFGSLVTLKKEEKMEILHGLKEAGRSYLLVLRADNEQEEEVKAVVENISSEEGMIVPWCSQMEVLCHRSIGCFLTHCGWNSTLESIVAGVPIVGCPHLSDQTTNAKLIEEVWGIGVRAKANEEGVVERAEIRRCLDTVMGGGEKGEEMRKNVAKWRGMAMEAVKENGSSYNNFRNFLRNLE, encoded by the coding sequence ATGGACATCAAGCACCAGCACTTTCTCGTCACTGCCATACCAGCCCAAGGCCACATCAACCCTACTCTTCAGCTAGCCAAAAACTTAGCAAGAGCTGGTGCACAAGTCACCTTTGCCACCACGGTTTATGGCCTTAGCCGCATTAAAAACCCTCCAGCCTCTAATGGTCTCTCCTTTGCATCCTTTTCGGATGGCTATGATGATGAAAAATCTATGAAAAACCGCGACTTCGTGTGCTTTTTATCAGATGTTAAGTGTTTCGGTTCTAAAGACCTTACCAAGTTGATCCAAGCCTCATCAAACGAGGGCCGACCGGTGACCTTTGCAATCTACACTATTTTGCTGCCTTGGGTGGCAGAATTGGCGAGTGAGATGAATGTTCCTTCGGCTTTTTTATTTATCCAGTGTGCCACCTCGTTTGCCTTATATCACAGGTACTTCAATAGCCATGATGGAATTTATGATGGAGTTCGTGAAGTTGATTACTCTTCAATTTCCATAAAATTGCCTGACCTTTCCTTGTTTCAAAAGGAGGATTTGCCGACCTTTTTCTTTCCGAATGATCCATTATTTCCTTCTGTAGTTCCTTCTTTTCATGAACATATTAAGATCTTAGAACAAGAGTCTACAGCTTGTGTACTGGTCAATACTTTTAATGAGTTAGAAGAAGCATCAATCAAAGCTGTTGATGGAATGAATTTGATCCCAATTGGACCTTTGATTCCATCAGCCTTTTGTGATGGCTACGATTCATCTGATAAATCTGTTGGTGGCAACTTATTTGACATCCCGGAAAATGACTATCTTCAATGGTTGGACTCAAAGCCAGAAAGTTCAGTGGTTTATGCATCATTCGGAAGCCTTGTGACtttaaagaaagaagaaaagatggAGATTTTGCATGGATTAAAGGAAGCTGGAAGGTCTTATTTGCTCGTGTTACGAGCAGATAACGAACAGGAAGAAGAAGTAAAGGCAGTGGTAGAAAATATTTCAAGTGAAGAGGGGATGATAGTGCCATGGTGTTCACAAATGGAGGTGCTCTGTCACAGGTCAATAGGGTGTTTTCTCACGCACTGTGGGTGGAATTCAACACTGGAGAGTATTGTTGCTGGGGTTCCAATTGTGGGATGTCCACATTTATCTGATCAGACAACAAATGCAAAGTTGATCGAGGAAGTTTGGGGTATTGGGGTGAGAGCAAAAGCCAATGAAGAAGGTGTGGTGGAAAGAGCAGAGATCAGGAGGTGCTTGGATACTGTGATGGGAGGTGGTGAGAAAGGGgaagaaatgagaaaaaatgtTGCTAAATGGAGAGGTATGGCGATGGAGGCTGTGAAGGAAAATGGATCTTCATACAACAATTTCAGAAACTTCTTAAGAAATTTGGAGTAA
- the LOC113737222 gene encoding UDP-glycosyltransferase 75C1-like codes for MNIKHQHFLITALPAQGHINPTLQLAKNLARAGAQVTFATTVYGLRCIKNPPASIGLSFASFSDGYDDEEPMKNRNPGPYLSDVKCYGSKDLTKLIQCSSNEGRPVTFLIYTVLLPWVAEVASEMNIHSALLAIQCATSFAIYHRYFNSHDGIYDGVREVDCSSISIKLPDLPLLHKEDLPTFLLPNDPLFASVVPFVHENIKILEQDSEACVLVNTFNELEEASIKAVDGMNLIPLGPLIPSAFCDGYDSSDKSVGGNLFDIPENDCLQWLDSKPERSVVYASFGSLLSLKKEEKMEILHGLKEAGRSYLLVLLSDNEQEEEVKAVIENISSEEGMILPWCSQMEVLCHRSIGCFLTHCGWNSTLESIVAWVPIAGCPHFSDQTTNAKLIEEVWGIGVRAKANEEGVVERAEIRRCLDTVMGGGEKGEEIRRNSAKWRCMAIEAVKENGSSHNNFRNFLQNLE; via the coding sequence ATGAACATCAAGCACCAGCACTTTCTCATCACTGCTCTACCAGCCCAAGGCCACATCAACCCTACTCTTCAGCTAGCAAAAAACTTGGCAAGAGCCGGTGCACAAGTCACCTTTGCCACCACGGTTTATGGCCTTAGGTGCATTAAAAACCCTCCAGCCTCTATTGGTCTCTCCTTTGCATCCTTTTCGGATGGCTATGACGATGAAGAACCTATGAAAAACCGCAATCCCGGGCCTTATTTATCAGATGTTAAGTGTTACGGTTCTAAAGACCTTACCAAGTTGATCCAATGTTCATCCAATGAAGGCCGACCAGTGACCTTCTTAATCTACACTGTGTTGCTGCCTTGGGTGGCAGAAGTGGCGAGTGAAATGAATATTCATTCGGCGCTTTTGGCTATCCAGTGTGCCACCTCGTTTGCCATATACCACAGGTACTTCAATAGCCATGATGGAATTTATGATGGAGTTCGTGAAGTTGATTGCTCTTCAATTTCCATAAAATTGCCTGACCTTCCCTTGTTGCACAAGGAGGATTTGCCGACCTTTCTCTTACCGAATGATCCATTATTTGCTTCTGTAGTTCcttttgttcatgaaaatattaaaatcTTAGAGCAAGACTCAGAAGCTTGTGTGCTTGTCAACACTTTTAACGAGTTAGAAGAAGCATCAATCAAAGCTGTTGATGGAATGAATTTGATCCCACTTGGACCTTTGATTCCATCAGCCTTTTGTGATGGCTACGATTCATCTGATAAATCTGTTGGTGGCAACTTATTTGACATCCCGGAAAATGACTGTCTTCAATGGTTGGACTCAAAACCAGAAAGGTCAGTGGTTTATGCATCATTCGGAAGCCTTTTGAGtttaaagaaagaagaaaagatggAGATTTTGCATGGATTAAAGGAAGCTGGAAGGTCTTATTTGCTCGTGTTACTATCAGATAACGAACAGGAAGAAGAAGTAAAGGCAGTGATAGAAAATATTTCAAGTGAAGAGGGGATGATATTGCCATGGTGTTCACAAATGGAGGTACTCTGTCACAGGTCAATAGGGTGTTTTCTCACACACTGTGGGTGGAATTCAACACTGGAGAGTATTGTTGCTTGGGTTCCAATTGCGGGATGTCCACATTTTTCTGATCAGACAACGAATGCAAAGTTGATTGAGGAAGTTTGGGGTATTGGGGTGAGAGCAAAAGCTAATGAAGAAGGGGTGGTGGAAAGAGCAGAGATCAGGAGGTGCTTGGATACTGTGATGGGAGGTGGtgaaaaaggggaagaaataaGAAGAAATTCTGCTAAATGGAGGTGTATGGCGATTGAGGCTGTGAAGGAAAATGGATCTTCACATAACAATTTCAGAAACTTCTTGCAGAATTTGGAGTGA
- the LOC113736899 gene encoding UDP-glycosyltransferase 75C1-like, with protein MEHQHFLITALPSQGHINPTLQLAKNLARTGAQVTFATTVYGFSRIRNLPASGCLSFASFSDGYDDEKSQKNRDFTSFSSDTKRFGYKDLTKLIQTTSKEGRPVTFLIYTVMLPWVAEVAREMHIPSAFLAIQSATTFAIYHRYFNSHDGFYDGVREVECSSISIKLPDLPLFEKEDLPTFLLPNDQFFAFTVPFFHEHIKILEQDSKPCVLVNTFNELEESSIKAVDDMNLIPIGPLIPSAFSDRNDLTDKSVGVDLFDTPSKGFLQWLDSKPERSVVYASFGSLVTLKKEEKMEILHGLKEAGRSYLLVLRADNEQEEEVKAVVENISSEEGMIVPWCSQMEVLCHRSIGCFLTHCGWNSTLESIVAGVPIVGCPHLSDQTTNAKLIEKVWGIGVRAKANEEGVVERAEIRRCLDTVMGGGEKGEEIRRNSAKWRCMAIEAVKENGSSHNNFRNFLQKLE; from the coding sequence ATGGAGCACCAGCACTTTCTCATCACTGCTCTACCATCTCAAGGCCACATCAATCCTACTCTTCAGCTAGCTAAAAACCTTGCACGAACAGGTGCCCAAGTCACCTTTGCCACCACGGTTTATGGATTTAGCCGCATTAGAAACCTTCCAGCCTCTGGTTGTCTCTCCTTTGCATCCTTCTCCGATGGATATGATGATGAAAAGTCTCAGAAAAACCGCGATTTCACGAGCTTTTCATCTGATACAAAGCGTTTCGGTTATAAAGACCTTACCAAGTTGATCCAAACTACATCCAAGGAGGGTCGTCCAGTTACCTTCTTAATCTACACAGTTATGCTGCCTTGGGTGGCAGAAGTGGCGCGCGAGATGCATATTCCATCGGCTTTCTTAGCTATCCAAAGTGCCACCACATTTGCCATCTATCACAGGTACTTCAATAGCCATGATGGTTTTTATGATGGAGTTCGTGAAGTTGAGTGTTCTTCAATTTCCATCAAATTGCCTGATCTTCCCTTGTTCGAAAAGGAGGATTTGCCCACCTTTCTCTTACCTAATGATCAGTTCTTTGCTTTTACAGTTCCTTTTTTTCATGAACATATAAAGATCTTAGAGCAAGACTCTAAACCTTGTGTACTAGTCAATACTTTTAACGAGTTGGAAGAATCATCAATCAAAGCTGTTGATGATATGAATCTGATCCCAATTGGACCTTTGATTCCTTCAGCTTTTTCTGATCGCAATGATTTGACTGATAAATCTGTCGGTGTCGACTTATTTGACACCCCCTCAAAAGGCTTTCTCCAATGGTTGGACTCAAAGCCAGAAAGGTCAGTGGTTTATGCATCATTCGGAAGCCTTGTGACattaaagaaagaagaaaagatggAGATTTTGCATGGATTAAAGGAAGCTGGAAGGTCTTATTTGCTCGTGTTACGAGCAGATAACGAACAGGAAGAAGAAGTAAAGGCAGTGGTAGAAAATATTTCAAGTGAAGAGGGGATGATAGTGCCATGGTGTTCACAAATGGAGGTACTCTGTCACAGATCAATAGGGTGTTTTCTCACACACTGTGGGTGGAATTCAACACTGGAGAGTATTGTTGCTGGGGTTCCAATTGTGGGATGTCCACATTTATCTGATCAGACAACAAATGCAAAGTTGATCGAGAAAGTTTGGGGTATTGGGGTGAGAGCAAAAGCTAATGAAGAAGGGGTGGTGGAAAGAGCAGAGATCAGGAGGTGCTTGGATACTGTGATGGGAGGTGGtgaaaaaggggaagaaataaGAAGAAATTCTGCTAAATGGAGATGTATGGCGATTGAGGCTGTGAAGGAAAATGGATCTTCACATAACAATTTCAGAAACTTCTTGCAGAAATTAGAGTAA